The Trueperaceae bacterium sequence AATAGCTAGTACTAGCACGGCACTAGCCATTGCAGTGAAGCGCCACCCGTACATGGTTAATGACCACGCTATTACTGGCGCAATGAGTCCACCCGCACTGAGTGCAACTTGGAGTAATGCCAGTGCCATTGAGCGGTGTCTGATGAACCAATTTACTACTGCGGTGGTGGGCGCAAGGAAACCACCTAGACTGGCACCGAAAGACGCAATTACAACAGCAGCAAAGAAAAGAGGGAGGCTGTTAACTTGACTGAGCATAACCAGCCCAATGGCGAATACAACGAGACCAATTCGGATTATTCTTTGGGGACCAAACCGCTGTAAAAGCCAACCTTGTAACGGCCCGAGAAAACCAGTAGCTTGATTAGCTGCGAAGGCAGCCGCAAAAATCGTGGCACTCCATCCAAATTCGGTTTGCATAACAACCGCGTAAGCGCTGTAAGCATTAAATAACAGGCCAGCGGGAAGGATTTGCACAGCAATGGCTGCGCCTAAAACCCACCAGCCGGGGAACAGATTTTTGAGCCACACGCGAAGCTTGGTGGTTGCCAACAAAATCAAGCCCCCTTCTGGCTTGCTGACCTGAAGAGGGCAAGCACGCGCCCTATTGTGACCTGTTTGTTCGTAAAATCACAGCCCCGAACAGGACTAGCAGCGGTTTTGGAAGTGTTAAAATCTTTGTTCAAGTTGCCTAAGTTAGCGTAGTCAAAGTAGCGTTTAAGATTAATTCCAATCAGCCGTAAGGCGGGAGCTCTGATAGATGTGAATCTAAGTATAGGTACTCGGGAGTTAGAACTCGGCGGCAAGTACTTGGGTTCCTTAAGAGACGCTACACATTTAATGTCGGACTTGCCGGCACTTCGGGAACGTTTAGTCGAAGATGGGTATTTGCTTATTCGGCAACTGCACGACCCAAGTAAAGTCAAGGAAGCACGCCGAGTGTTTCTCGAAAACCTTGCCGCTGCAGGGCAACTGGATTCTGGGCATCCGCTCGCTGACGGTGTTATTGCTGAGGGGAAACGCGGTAGATTTGACGGTGATTCAAAAAAAATAACCCACTCTCCCGAATTCCTCAATCTGGTTGAATCCCCAGAGCTCATGCAGTTCTTCAGTGAGTTTTTGGGCGAGCCAGCCCTCACTTACGATTTCAAATGGCTTCGTGTTGTTGGTCATCGTGGCTTCACGGGCGCTCATTACGACATTGTTTATATGGGGCGGGGTACCGAAGAGGTTTACACTGTTTGGACTCCATTAGGTGACGTTAGGTACGAAGATGGTCCGCTAGCTATGTTGGTTGGTTCGCACCAGTTTGACCGGATCCGGCAAACTTACGGCAAGATGGATGTTGACCGAGACAAGGTAGATGGTTGGTTTTCAAATGATCCCGTCGAACTAGTTGATTCTTACGGCGGTCAATGGCAAACAACTGAGTTCAAGGCGGGCGACGCACTGATTTTTGGTATGTACACCATGCATGGTTCTATCAGGAACATGACTAACCGCTTCAGGTTAAGTGCAGACACTCGATACCAACGAGCTAGCGACCCGGTGGACGAACGTTGGATAGGGGAAAATCCGAAGGCACACTATGCCTGGCTAAAGGGCGAAACAGTACCGATGGAAGAAGCACGAAAGCGTTGGGGTGTCTAAATAACCACCGAAAAAAAGTTTTTCAGGACGCTTAAACTAACGTACAAATACCTTTGATAAAAAACTTTT is a genomic window containing:
- a CDS encoding phytanoyl-CoA dioxygenase; its protein translation is MNLSIGTRELELGGKYLGSLRDATHLMSDLPALRERLVEDGYLLIRQLHDPSKVKEARRVFLENLAAAGQLDSGHPLADGVIAEGKRGRFDGDSKKITHSPEFLNLVESPELMQFFSEFLGEPALTYDFKWLRVVGHRGFTGAHYDIVYMGRGTEEVYTVWTPLGDVRYEDGPLAMLVGSHQFDRIRQTYGKMDVDRDKVDGWFSNDPVELVDSYGGQWQTTEFKAGDALIFGMYTMHGSIRNMTNRFRLSADTRYQRASDPVDERWIGENPKAHYAWLKGETVPMEEARKRWGV